A stretch of DNA from Hydrogenophaga sp. SL48:
GTGGGGTTATGGGTGTGGGCGTTGCCCGGCGTGTGAGTTGCGGGCTCGGGGGTGGGAGCGGTACCGGGGTGTGTGAGAGCATCCCGTTGACACCCTGCTACAGCACGCGTTTTGCACGACCGCGATGCGCTTCGATCACGTACTCAGACCCTCCGCCCATGAGAATTTGCACAATCTTCAAACTGACACTGATTTTGTTCACGGCTGCTTTGCTGGGTGGGTGTGTCAGCCCCCCGGAGATCAAGACCAGCGCCGCCGCACCGTTGTCGGTTCCAACGGGGTTGAAAAGCAGGACGCTGGGCCTTGGCCCTGTCGTGACACGGATCAACCCGGACGAGTCCAGCGTGGGTGTTCGTTACAGCTGGTTTGGCAGGTCGGCCAGTCTCCCGCGCTTGCCGCCGGACGCTGCCCTGGTCACCCGTGGTGACATGGTGCGCGTGTTCGATGGCGTCCTGGCACCGCTCGGGTACCAGCTCCAGAAGAAGTCTTCATCGGTGTTCGAGCCATCGGCTGTGCCGGATCTGGTCCTGGGGGGCAGCATTTCAAAAGTCGTCGCCGACGCATGGCATCTGCACGCCACCGACCCCAGCTATCGCGGAGGGCTGGCCGACATCATCAAAGGTCACGCAACCCTGGACATCACCTGGGAGGTTTTCGATACCTCGACCGGCCACGTCATTTACACATCCAAAGTCGTGGGCCGCTTTGAGGCCGATGGCAGCGTGCCCGGAGGTGTTTCGAGCCTGATCTTGAATGCCTATGTCGATAGCCTCAAAGGACTGGTTGCGGAACCGGCGTTCCGGGACGCCATTCTGAATTCGAAACCTGCGGTCAAGGACAAGGAATCTGCAGCCTAGGCGCTCAGTCGCTGCCCCCAGGGGGTGTGCCTTTCGTCTTGAACAGCAACATAGAGCGGCTTCGCCGCTGAGGGTTGTGGTCCGGTTCTCTTCGCTTTGAGTCGTCAGCAGCATGCCCGCAAACTCATTTGAGGAAATTCGACAGTTCGTCGCAGCGTTCACCGGCGCTTCGGCCGCGCAGATTGACGGCAGAACCACCCTTCTCGGCGATCTTGGAATCAATGGTGATGATGGGGACGAGCTTCTGGCCTCTTTCGGCGAAAGGTTCAACGTGGATATGTCTGCTTTCGAGCCGAGCAAACATTTCGGATCTGAAGGATTCTTCTGGCCATGGGCGCCGCTCCACTGGCTGTTGCTGCGGCTGCGAAATGGCACCCCAGAGCAGAAGTCAGGTCGCATGGCCATTTCGGTCGCTGATCTCGTTCACGCGGCGGAGAAGGGTGTTTGGCCGTCGTGTATCGGGAGACAACGTCCGTGATGCCCGTGGCGCCCCTGTCCCGCCGTGAACTTCTGCTTGCGGGCGCCTGTGCCCCCTTTCTCACCGCCTGCGCGACCGACCTGGCGCGCTACAGCGGCGAGCCGCTCCTTGCGCTCGCTACCCGGCTCGGCGTGTGCGCGGCGAGCCATGTCTCCCTGCACGCCGGCCGGGCCGGCGCTCCGGTGTGGGTGTCGGGCTGCGCGTCGGCCAGTCCCTGGCCGTCCGATCCCGTGTTCCAGGCGGCGTCGCTCACCAAACCCGTGATCGCTTTCGCAGCCCTGAAGCTGGTGCGCGAGGGGCGGCTGGATCTGCGAGCCCCGGTCTCGCGCTACCTGCCTGAGGGCTATGCCCACCGCCAGAAGCCGTTCAACGGACCGGCCGACAACCCCATCGATCGGGTGCCCGCGAGCACCCTGGCGCGCATCCCGGTGGGGACCTTGCTCAACCACAGCGCCGGTCTGCCCAACTGGACGCGGGGCGCGCTGTCGCCCGGGTTCGAGCCGGGCACGCGCTGGCAATACTCGGGCGAAGGGTATGTGCTGCTGCAGGCCGTGATCAGCGCGGTGGCCGGGCAGGACATCGAATCGTTCATGTCCAGGGCCGTGTTTGAACCGCTCGGCATGCGGTCCACGCGGCTGCGTCTGACGGACGACATCCGCGAGCGGGTGGTGGACGGCAGCTCGTCGCGGGGCGGGCGCGTCCGCTTTGACATCACCGAGCCCAACGCCGCGGCTTCGCTGTACACCACCGCCGAGGACTACGCGAAGTTCATGGCCGCGTGGCTGGCCGACGCGCCGCTGCTGTCGTTGGCGCTCGCCCGTCCCATGCCCGTGGACCTCGCGCTGGGTCTGGCCTGGGGCCAGGGCTGGGGCATCGAAACAGCAGAAGGCGGCCCTTACCTCTGGCAGTGGGGCAACAACCCGGGGTTCCGCGCCTTTGCCATGGTCTCGGTGGTGTCCGGCAACGGGTTCGTGCTGTTGACCAACAGCGAGCGTGGCATGCCGCTGGCCGCGCCGCTGGCCCGCGCCACGGTGCCCGTCGAACATGGTGTTTTCCGCTTTCACATGCTGGGCTGAACACAGCCTTTCCACATCGAGGAGTCACCCATGGCCACCATCCGACCCGGCAATCAATCCGCACTGCTCGTCGTCGACGTGCAGGTGGGCGTCGTCGCCAGCGCCTGGGAAATTGACCGGGTGGTCGGCCGCATCGCCCACGCCGTGCAGCGTGCGCGGGCCGCGGGCGTGCCCGTGGTCTGGGTGCAGCACGACGACGAAGATCTGCCCAAGGGCAGCGCTGAATGGCAATGGGTGCCGGCGCTGGTGCCGCAGGCCCAGGATGTGCGCGTCTACAAGCACCACAACTCCTCGTTCGAGCAGACCACGCTGGAGGCAGAGCTGGCAGCGCGGGGCGTGTCGCACATCGTGCTGGCGGGGGCGGTGAGCAACTGGTGCATCCGCGCGACCGCCTACGCCGCGCTGGAGCGTGGTTACGACCTGACCCTGGTCCGCGACGCGCACACGGCAGACGCCATGCGGCTGGACGACGGCAC
This window harbors:
- a CDS encoding DUF1493 family protein; amino-acid sequence: MPANSFEEIRQFVAAFTGASAAQIDGRTTLLGDLGINGDDGDELLASFGERFNVDMSAFEPSKHFGSEGFFWPWAPLHWLLLRLRNGTPEQKSGRMAISVADLVHAAEKGVWPSCIGRQRP
- a CDS encoding serine hydrolase domain-containing protein, with the protein product MPVAPLSRRELLLAGACAPFLTACATDLARYSGEPLLALATRLGVCAASHVSLHAGRAGAPVWVSGCASASPWPSDPVFQAASLTKPVIAFAALKLVREGRLDLRAPVSRYLPEGYAHRQKPFNGPADNPIDRVPASTLARIPVGTLLNHSAGLPNWTRGALSPGFEPGTRWQYSGEGYVLLQAVISAVAGQDIESFMSRAVFEPLGMRSTRLRLTDDIRERVVDGSSSRGGRVRFDITEPNAAASLYTTAEDYAKFMAAWLADAPLLSLALARPMPVDLALGLAWGQGWGIETAEGGPYLWQWGNNPGFRAFAMVSVVSGNGFVLLTNSERGMPLAAPLARATVPVEHGVFRFHMLG
- a CDS encoding isochorismatase family protein; translated protein: MATIRPGNQSALLVVDVQVGVVASAWEIDRVVGRIAHAVQRARAAGVPVVWVQHDDEDLPKGSAEWQWVPALVPQAQDVRVYKHHNSSFEQTTLEAELAARGVSHIVLAGAVSNWCIRATAYAALERGYDLTLVRDAHTADAMRLDDGTVIEASGIVQELNAVVSRLAYPGRRSGTASAEQVGFSPSGGAHLR